AGCACAATGATGCCAATATATGCGCAATTCCTGCCAGGTTTATTACAACCGAGGAGGCAAAAAAGATGGTGGACGTATTTCTGACAACCGATTTTGACGGAGGAAGGCATTTGCGGAGGATTGAGAAAATACCTGTGTAATGTTATCCAATACAAGCAAATATGCTATCAGGGCGATGATTTATCTTGCCATCGGCAAAGAGGACTCAAAAACCGGATTAAGGAAAATCGCTGATGAACTCGATATTCCGGGACCCTTTTTGGCCAAAATTTTACAGACGCTTGCAAAACATAAGTTGTTATTATCTGCCAAAGGTCCGAATGGTGGCTTTACCCTGGCAAAGGATCCTCATAAAATTTCACTCTATGAGATTGTCACTGTCATGGATGGCAGTGATATGTTCAATAAATGCCTGATTTCCCTTCGTACTTGCAATGAAGAAAATGTTCCCTGTCCTATTCATAAAAAATATGAGGGGATCCGGAATGAATTTAAGGAACTGTTTCAGAATCAAAATTTAGGTGACCTGTCAAATGACATCAAGGCGCAGGAACAAATCTACGCCCTATAGTTGACATAAAGCCAATACCCGCCAGAGTTCCGAGAACATCAAACATTAAATCAACAATACTGCCTGTACGGTGAAGTGATGTTATAAAATGCTGAAGAAGTTCGGTTGTGATACCCAGTCCTATACTTAACAAAAAAGTCAGGCTGATAATCCGAAGCTTTTTAACATTTTTCCTCCTGGAAGACATATCAAAAAACAATGCAGAGGAGAATCCAAGGAACATAAAGAAATGAACGATAACATCACCGAATGTTATCCTGACTCCCAGTTTAGCGAATTCTGATGAGGGAATAAGGCACAGAATGATAATAAGCATGCCTACGGTTGCTGTTTTACTATAGCGGAAAGGAACGAATGGAAAAGTGTACATGGTGTGAATCTCAGTTAACAATTATGCGGTCGCCCAGGTCACGCGACAAATTGATTTTCAGATTATTTAAAACCATAAATTTAACCATCAGCGATTGAATTCTCTCATCATTATGCTGATTCTGAGCATGATTTAATTCTTCTTCGGTTTCATGAATCATTTTCATGACCTTTTCATTTTTAAAAGCCATCAGTGCTTCGGGTACGATCTCTTTTAAGCGCATTTCTTCGGTTTCAAAGAAATTTTCATAGCGTTTCCAGATTTTACTCAGATCATACGCAGAAGTTATCATATCGATGACTGATTTTGACACAACTTCATCAGGATGTTTTATGAAATGCTGGTCGCTAATGTTTTCATTTTTTTCTTTCATCGAAAGCATTTCAGTATAAATCACATTGTATACAGGATGATGAAATTCAAGTTCATCCTGTTGAATCTCAGTTATCAGGTAATCAGCCACTCTAACAGGCTTGTCGGGTGTAAGTTCAATTTCTTCACCGGCATAAAGTAGCATCAAACGCAGAACTTCTTTTTCAGCCGGGTATTTCAAAGCCTCCGGCTGACTTTTTAGAACAGTAGTATCAATTGTAGCTGGCAATTCCCTGAAATCAGTCTGTTTTGTTTTTTGATCAAACCGATTTTTTCTTAGGCGGGCGGTTTCAGTATACAGAATTTTTTCTTCGACATCTAAAAGTTTACTGCATTCCCTGATATAAACCGAACGCACAATACTTTCAGGTATGACAGAGATAGTGCGGACAATTTCGGTAATAAGGCTTGCCTTTTTAAGCGGATCCTTTTCGGCATCTTTCCTGAGCAGGTTGGTCTTAAATGAAATAAAATCCGTCTCATTGGTTGTAATAAAATCCGTAAAGCCGGCAGCATTGTTTTTTCGGGCAAAGGAGTCAGGGTCTTCTCCGAAGGGAAGCAAAACCACCCTCACATTCAGGCCTTCTTCAAGCAAAAGGTCAATTCCTCTGAGCGATGCTTTTATTCCGGCTTCATCTCCATCATATAAAACGGTAATATTATGTGTGAATCTTTTTACCAGCCTGATCTGGTTCTGTGTCAAAGAGGTTCCGGATGAAGCTACCACATTTTCAATACCAGCCTGGTGCATGGAGATTACATCGGTATATCCTTCAACAAGATAGCACTTATCGCTTTTCAGGATGGCCTGCCTGGCAAAATAAAGGCCATATAGAATATCACTTTTATGATAGATTTCTGATTCCGGTGAGTTGATATACTTGGCCGTCTTTTCATCGGTTTTCATTACGCGGCCGCCAAAGCCAAGCACCTGTCCGGTCAGCCCATGAATGGGAAACATTACCCTTCCGTGAAACCGGTCATAGCTTCGATTATCTTTTTCAATACTGAGCCCCGTTTTTACAAGGAATTCCAATTTAAAAGACGCTTCGATCGCCTTTCGTGTGAATGCATTTCTTTCGTCTCTTGAATAGCCGAGCTGAAACTTGCGAATGGTATCTTCACGAAAACCCCTTTCAGTAAAATAACTTAGTCCGATAGCTTTCCCTTCAGCCGTATGTAAAGTTTCAGCAAAGTACTTACATGCAAATTCATTAATGGCAAGAAGGCTTTCCCTTTCATTTTTTAATTGAATTTCCTCAATGCTCTCTTCTTTTTCAACAATTTCAATGTTGTACTTTTTTGCCAGGTATTTCAGCGCTTCGGGGTAGGTAAGCTTGTCATTTTCCATCAGAAAAGTAACTACGTTACCTCCTTTACCTGTACTGAAGCACTTAAATATACCTTTTGAAGGGCTAACAAAAAACGAGGGTGTTTTTTCATTCTTAAACGGGCTCAGTCCCCTGAAATTTTGACCTGCTTTTTTAAGGCTGACAAATTCACCGATAACCTCGACAATATCGGCGGCATTAAATATCCTGTCGATTGTAGCTTTATCGATCATAATTCTTCAGCACTTATCAGTTTGTTAATGACCGCATAAACAGTGAGACCCGCAATGGTTTTAATGCCAAGCTTTGCAGTAATATTTTTCCTGTGTGTAATTACAGTGTGTGCGCTTATATAGAGCCTGTCAGCAATTTCCCTGTTCGTCATTCCCAATGCCACCAGTCGAAGCACTTCCTTTTCCCGTTGGCTGATATCCTCATTTGTCCTTAATGAAAAATGCGGCTTCACAAGCTTCTGCAGCGTCCTTTCCAATTTATGATAAAGAATTTTTTCATTATCGGCGTATTCAATTATTTCATCAAACACCACATCATTAATGGATTGCGGAATATCATTGATATATATAAACAGGAACCGTTTTGACCGGTTGTTTAATGTGCTTTTCAGTTCGTCAGGGCAGCCGGCGAGAAATCCCTTTCCCCCAATAAGAAGAAAATCCTTTTCTTTCAGTAAAAGCGCATTCAGTTTGAGCGGATCGTAAACTTCACGTATGTTTATTGTAAACCCTGTTTGATAGAGTATACCGGTAAGACCCATTCTGACCAGCTGTGATCGATCAGCTATTATAACCGGAATGGCTTCCATGCATTCAGGACTTATAATGATCAAGGATCCACTTTTCCATACCACTGATTTTCGGAACCAGGATTTTATCCTCAAGGCGGGCATGATCCCTGAGATCTCTTTCGAGCCTGAATAATTCAAAAAGAATAATCTGGCACAGATCGGATTCAGCAGGAATGGATATGTATTTGATTAAAAGATTCTTAAGATCGAGCAACTTGTCTTCCACATTTTCATGCTCAATCTCATATTGGCCGATGCTGTACTTTCTTATTTGCTCCACGATTTCTTTACCCGGCTTTTTGCTTAGGAATGCTTTTTCAATATCAAAAACATAAGGATAAACTTTTTCCTCTTCGCGTAAAATATGGTGTTCCAATTCGGTTTTGTATCCGTCGAAAAAGCGGTCGATCAGTTTCAATGATTCTGATGGTACCGCATTTTGTGCGGCTACTAGTTTGTTAAGCAGGAACGCTATTTCAGGCACTTTAACCTTCATATAATATTGATGCGATTTCCTGAGGTAATCGACAATCATTCCTGCCGGAAACTGTTGTAAATGTTTTTCAGGAAAATAATTCGGGAAATGGTAGGTTCTTATCAGTTCAAGAAAAAAATCGACATTTATGTTGTAATCCTGGCAAACCTGCCTGATTGTTTTGTCTCCAAATCCAAGCTTAATGCCAAACCGGGAAATGATTTGAAGCAGATGGTAGTTCAAATGAACGATTTCTGCCATTTTCATATTAGCCTGAATCTGCATATCGTTTCGATTAAGTTTACTCGTTGAAATGTGCCAATGAAAAAACCTCATAGGGAGGTGAAAGGCGGTTTCTTCCTTTCAGGAAATCCAGTTCAGCTATAAAGCAAACATAAGCCTTTTTTACATTGAATTTCCGGATAAGATTGAGAGTTGCCAAAGCCGTTCCACCGGTGGCGAGTAAATCATCATGAAGCAGGACGATGTCATCCGGGTGTAAAGCATCCTGGTGCATCTGCAAAGAATCTTTTCCATATTCGAGATCATAAGTTACAGAATAAGTAACAGCAGGAAGCTTTCCGGGTTTTCTCACAGGTACAAAACCTGCATTCAGTTTATACGCGAGAGCACCGCCAATGATGAAACCTCTTGATTCTATGGCCACCACCTTGGTAATTCCTTTTCCCGAGTAATGTTCTGCAAGGATATCGGTAATATGATTGAAGATTACCGGATGTTTAATGGCTGTTGTTATATCTTTGAATTGTATGCCTTTAATCGGAAAATCAGGAACATTGCGAATGGATTCGCGAATACCGGCAAGAACTGAGCTGTCCATATGTTGAAAGTTTTATACAAAAATAGAAGTTTTGTTGGGATACTTCGCAAAATACAATAACTGTCAAATGACTTTACTTTATGCAAAAAATTGACTATATTTATATTGAAAAGCCCGAAACGCAATGAATATTGATTTATTGAAGTATGTTTCTGACCGCCTACATGATGAAGGCGGAAAAGGAAAAGAACCGGGACCTGTCATTACAATTTCAAGGGAATACGGATGTCCTGCAAAAATAATCGCCGGACGTTTAGCGGAAGAGCTTACCCGCAAACTCTTTGTGAAAGGAAGGGAAGGCAAATGGCGATTTATTACAAAGGAAATTATGGCCGAATCTGCCAAAGCCCTTGAGATTGAACCTGAAAAAATAAGGCATGTATTTCAATACGAGCAGAAAGGAATGGTTGATGAAATTATTTCTGCCCAGTTTAATAAATACTATAAAAGCGAACGAAAAATCCTGAACACGGTGGCCAAAGTCATCCGGAATATGGCCGGCGAAGGAAATGTAATTATTGTCGGAAGAGGTGGCGTCGCCATTACTCACGATATACCCCGGTCACTTCATATTTTGCTTGAAGCCCCGCTCGACTGGCGGGCCCTGAGGGTTGCGGAAAACTATAAATTAACCTTTGAGGAAGCTAAGAAATCAGCACTCGAGGTGGATAAAAAAAGAAAAGAATTCAGGGAATATTTCCAGGGTAAAGACACAGATTATACCCGGTTCGATCTGAGCATCAATTGCATGGCATTTTCAATTGAAGAAATCGTACACATTATACTTAAAGTGGCAGAGATCAGAAAATTAGTCTGATTTTTCATTCCGCATTTTCGACAGCCGCATTCAAAAAACGATTAAAGTCGGACAGGGACCGGAATACATCCCTTGCTTCATTAATAAACGCTGCTTTTGTATACATGGAATCCGGTTCATCCTTTAAAACAGTGTAATGCTTATATTTCAGGTAGTCAATACCTTCGAAATCAGCAGAGAATCCTCTTGGAGCCGATTTAAGTTTTTCACCCCACAGATCGTTGCCAAAATGCTTTACAAAAGAGGGATTTTTAATTATTCGTTTAAATTCGTCAAAGTTTTCGGCTATTTCTGTTCGGATTGCTTTTAATACCGGTGCTGATGGCATATAAATGCCGCCCGATAGAAAACAGGAACCGGGTTCAATATGAATATAATACCCGGCAAAAGCGCTTTTTCTGCCACCCCGGGCGATAAAAGCCCCAAGATTTGTTTTATAGGGCATTTTGTCGTTTGAAAACCGGATATCCCTGTTAATTCTGAAAATACACGACTTCGCATCTGTTTGTGCAGACTGTTTATCGAACAGCGCGATTTCGGCAATTATTGTTTCGATAAACGATTCCAATTCTTTCTTAATACCAGCGTAACTTGACCTGTTGGCATCAAACCATTCTTTGTTGTTATTGGTTTTAAGTTCTTTTAAAAATTGAAATGTTGCTGGTGAAATCATAATAAAGTTTATTTAATTATCAGGAGAAGGATTTTGTAAATTTAAAACATAAAAAACAAATTTTTACTGCGTGGAGAAATCAGTCATTATAGTGGCAGGTGGTTCAGGATCACGGATGAATTCAGAAATTCCCAAGCAATTTATGAAACTTGCAGGGAAACCGGTACTGATGCATACCATAGAACGGTTTAACGAATATCTGCCAGGCATCCGGATAAGGGTAGTATTACCCGGAGAACATATTCAATTGTGGAAAGAGCTATGTAGTGAATATCATTTCACCATCAGGCATGATATCGGTTCTGGGGGCGAAACCAGGTTTCACTCGGTTCAGCGTAACCTTTCGGATGTGACTGAGAACTCTTTAGTAGCTATACATGATGGAGTGAGGCCGCTTGTAAGCCTTGCAACGATTGAGCGGTGTTTTGCCACTGCCTCAATTCACGGAAATGCAGTACCCTGCATTGAAATACCGGAAACAATGAGGAAAACTGAGAATACCGGAACCCGGCAGGTGGACCGGGGCCTTTACCGGTTAATTCAAACTCCGCAGGTATTTGCCGGAAATATTCTGATGGAAGGTTACAGGCAGACTTATAATAAACAATTCACGGATGATGCCGGTGTAATTGAAAAAATCGGTCACACTATTCAATTGGTTGAAGGTAATCCTGAGAACATAAAAATAACTTTTGCCAAGGATCTTGTAGTGGCTGAAGCATTTCTCAGGTCAATGCGTCAGGGCTGAGCAGATGTAATTGTTCCGCCCGACTGGGCATTTTTATTTATTTTCTGCGGATTTCCCTTATATGAAATATAGCCTTTTGAAGTTGCCTCGGCATTCAGTTCCGATTCGACATTAATCTTTGCTTTTCCGCCTGTACCTGCTCTTACTGTAACTTTTTCACATTCGAGTTCAAATGCAGATAAGGTTGCAGTTGTTGAAACGGAGATATCCATATTATCGGCATACCCTTCTGCAGTAAGCAGTGAGCCTTCAACCAGTTTTCCGGTGAGCTTGCCAAGATCGGCATCAATGTAAAGCATGCCACCGCTTTTAAGATCAACATTCAATTCAGGGGCTTTGAATAGGCCAGTTGTTGAAATATCGGCACCGCCTGTAGATGTAATCGAAGTAAGAGTTTTAAAATTTACGGTTACCATTACTTTTTTCTTAGTAAAAGGTTCGCCATAAACGCTTAACTGAAGCACGCCGTCTTTCACATCCGTTTTAACAGCAGAAGCATCAATTCCCTGAACCTGGATGGCGGCTGATTCTTTATCGGATTTAACAAGGCGGACAATGATTCTGTCGCCTGCCTCAATTTTAGTGAAAGGAGAAAGATTACGGATTACGGGATTCTGCGCTAAAGTTGTTAAGGCAGTTGAAACAATTGCAAAAAAAACGAACAGTTTGCGTAGCATAAGATTAACTTTTTATGGATAACGTTAAGAGACCGTCAAAAGTATTTCAGAAAGTATATTCTATAGCCAGGGCTTTTTCAAGTGATTCCCGGCTGATTTCATCCTTAATAATATAGCTTCGGGCTCCGGCTTCAATCATCTGAACCACATACTTCATTTCTGAATGAAATGAAACCGCGATCACAATGAGATTTCTGTATAGAATGGTTGCCTGGCGTGTGGCCTCAATGCCATTCATGTTAGGCATATTAATATCCATGAAAACGAAATCACAAACTTTGCTTTTGAGTTGCGTCAGGCAATCTTGCCCGTCAACAGCGGTGGAAATGGATTCAATCCGATCCTCAAAATAATCCAGTAACATGAATTTAAGAGCATTGACAAAATGAGGATTATCATCAACAATCAATACTTTTAGTTTTTTCATTTTAGTTGAAAATCTCCTTTTAAAATCTCACACACTTCGATTCGAAATATAATAACAAATTCTTTAATAATACCAGATTTTAAAAGAAGTATGTACCGGTATAAAAATCCAGCGGGAAGTCAGTAAAACCAACTCCCCGCTTTCCTACCTAAATCCAACCAAACCCTATCTTAAATATTTTTATTTTGCTGTTGTCGCAAAGTCATTTCGATTATCACATTACAAATATATAATCTCAGGCAATTGAGAATAAGGGAAAAATTACTTAAAATTCCTGCAATTATACTCATTCAAATATAGGTATTTGCCGCCATTATAAAAAAGTGTTTTTTACTAAATGGTTACCAAATTGTTTTTCAAGGCAAACAAGACCAACCGGATAGAGTTTTTGGATCCGGTTTTTTCAAGCAGGTTTGTTCTGTGTCTTTCTACTGTTCTTTGACTGATATTGAAATGAGAAGCGATTTCCTGATTGGAAAGACCCCCGCAAATCAGTCGAAGTATTTCCTTTTCACGTTCGGTTATTTTGAGTACAGGATCCTCGGAATCTCCTTTTATGAGGGTCATTAGTAAATCCTGTGCAAAATACGTTTCAC
Above is a window of Bacteroidales bacterium DNA encoding:
- a CDS encoding Rrf2 family transcriptional regulator — encoded protein: MLSNTSKYAIRAMIYLAIGKEDSKTGLRKIADELDIPGPFLAKILQTLAKHKLLLSAKGPNGGFTLAKDPHKISLYEIVTVMDGSDMFNKCLISLRTCNEENVPCPIHKKYEGIRNEFKELFQNQNLGDLSNDIKAQEQIYAL
- a CDS encoding VanZ family protein, coding for MYTFPFVPFRYSKTATVGMLIIILCLIPSSEFAKLGVRITFGDVIVHFFMFLGFSSALFFDMSSRRKNVKKLRIISLTFLLSIGLGITTELLQHFITSLHRTGSIVDLMFDVLGTLAGIGFMSTIGRRFVPAP
- the dnaG gene encoding DNA primase, encoding MIDKATIDRIFNAADIVEVIGEFVSLKKAGQNFRGLSPFKNEKTPSFFVSPSKGIFKCFSTGKGGNVVTFLMENDKLTYPEALKYLAKKYNIEIVEKEESIEEIQLKNERESLLAINEFACKYFAETLHTAEGKAIGLSYFTERGFREDTIRKFQLGYSRDERNAFTRKAIEASFKLEFLVKTGLSIEKDNRSYDRFHGRVMFPIHGLTGQVLGFGGRVMKTDEKTAKYINSPESEIYHKSDILYGLYFARQAILKSDKCYLVEGYTDVISMHQAGIENVVASSGTSLTQNQIRLVKRFTHNITVLYDGDEAGIKASLRGIDLLLEEGLNVRVVLLPFGEDPDSFARKNNAAGFTDFITTNETDFISFKTNLLRKDAEKDPLKKASLITEIVRTISVIPESIVRSVYIRECSKLLDVEEKILYTETARLRKNRFDQKTKQTDFRELPATIDTTVLKSQPEALKYPAEKEVLRLMLLYAGEEIELTPDKPVRVADYLITEIQQDELEFHHPVYNVIYTEMLSMKEKNENISDQHFIKHPDEVVSKSVIDMITSAYDLSKIWKRYENFFETEEMRLKEIVPEALMAFKNEKVMKMIHETEEELNHAQNQHNDERIQSLMVKFMVLNNLKINLSRDLGDRIIVN
- a CDS encoding LuxR C-terminal-related transcriptional regulator, with the translated sequence MEAIPVIIADRSQLVRMGLTGILYQTGFTINIREVYDPLKLNALLLKEKDFLLIGGKGFLAGCPDELKSTLNNRSKRFLFIYINDIPQSINDVVFDEIIEYADNEKILYHKLERTLQKLVKPHFSLRTNEDISQREKEVLRLVALGMTNREIADRLYISAHTVITHRKNITAKLGIKTIAGLTVYAVINKLISAEEL
- a CDS encoding hemerythrin domain-containing protein, producing MQIQANMKMAEIVHLNYHLLQIISRFGIKLGFGDKTIRQVCQDYNINVDFFLELIRTYHFPNYFPEKHLQQFPAGMIVDYLRKSHQYYMKVKVPEIAFLLNKLVAAQNAVPSESLKLIDRFFDGYKTELEHHILREEEKVYPYVFDIEKAFLSKKPGKEIVEQIRKYSIGQYEIEHENVEDKLLDLKNLLIKYISIPAESDLCQIILFELFRLERDLRDHARLEDKILVPKISGMEKWILDHYKS
- a CDS encoding adenine phosphoribosyltransferase, with the protein product MDSSVLAGIRESIRNVPDFPIKGIQFKDITTAIKHPVIFNHITDILAEHYSGKGITKVVAIESRGFIIGGALAYKLNAGFVPVRKPGKLPAVTYSVTYDLEYGKDSLQMHQDALHPDDIVLLHDDLLATGGTALATLNLIRKFNVKKAYVCFIAELDFLKGRNRLSPPYEVFSLAHFNE
- a CDS encoding cytidylate kinase-like family protein is translated as MNIDLLKYVSDRLHDEGGKGKEPGPVITISREYGCPAKIIAGRLAEELTRKLFVKGREGKWRFITKEIMAESAKALEIEPEKIRHVFQYEQKGMVDEIISAQFNKYYKSERKILNTVAKVIRNMAGEGNVIIVGRGGVAITHDIPRSLHILLEAPLDWRALRVAENYKLTFEEAKKSALEVDKKRKEFREYFQGKDTDYTRFDLSINCMAFSIEEIVHIILKVAEIRKLV
- a CDS encoding DUF2461 domain-containing protein, with product MISPATFQFLKELKTNNNKEWFDANRSSYAGIKKELESFIETIIAEIALFDKQSAQTDAKSCIFRINRDIRFSNDKMPYKTNLGAFIARGGRKSAFAGYYIHIEPGSCFLSGGIYMPSAPVLKAIRTEIAENFDEFKRIIKNPSFVKHFGNDLWGEKLKSAPRGFSADFEGIDYLKYKHYTVLKDEPDSMYTKAAFINEARDVFRSLSDFNRFLNAAVENAE
- a CDS encoding 2-C-methyl-D-erythritol 4-phosphate cytidylyltransferase — translated: MEKSVIIVAGGSGSRMNSEIPKQFMKLAGKPVLMHTIERFNEYLPGIRIRVVLPGEHIQLWKELCSEYHFTIRHDIGSGGETRFHSVQRNLSDVTENSLVAIHDGVRPLVSLATIERCFATASIHGNAVPCIEIPETMRKTENTGTRQVDRGLYRLIQTPQVFAGNILMEGYRQTYNKQFTDDAGVIEKIGHTIQLVEGNPENIKITFAKDLVVAEAFLRSMRQG
- a CDS encoding head GIN domain-containing protein is translated as MLRKLFVFFAIVSTALTTLAQNPVIRNLSPFTKIEAGDRIIVRLVKSDKESAAIQVQGIDASAVKTDVKDGVLQLSVYGEPFTKKKVMVTVNFKTLTSITSTGGADISTTGLFKAPELNVDLKSGGMLYIDADLGKLTGKLVEGSLLTAEGYADNMDISVSTTATLSAFELECEKVTVRAGTGGKAKINVESELNAEATSKGYISYKGNPQKINKNAQSGGTITSAQP
- a CDS encoding response regulator transcription factor, giving the protein MKKLKVLIVDDNPHFVNALKFMLLDYFEDRIESISTAVDGQDCLTQLKSKVCDFVFMDINMPNMNGIEATRQATILYRNLIVIAVSFHSEMKYVVQMIEAGARSYIIKDEISRESLEKALAIEYTF